A segment of the Asinibacterium sp. OR53 genome:
AGGTCGTTAGGAGAAATGGTTCCCGGGGTTTTGCTTGTTTCCAACAGCCTTTCATAATTCGCTTTGCTGGCGAGGTAGATGGCTTCGAAAGATTTGAGCTTTGATTCGGCCCCCGATAATTGAGAACCGATCTCGGGCGCTTCCATAGTGGCCAGTAACTGACCCTGGGTTACCTGCGTTCCTACATCGGCATGTATCTTTTTTACAAAGCTGCTCACTTTAGCATAGATATCTACCTGCTGAAAAGCAACCAGCTCACCGGGCATCTGAAGCGATGCGGTTAACTGCTGTTTTTGTACCAGCACAACTTCTGCGGCCGGAAGTGCCACCGCATGTGTTTCTTTTTCTTTCTTTGCCTCACCTGAGTTACAACCGGCTACGATCAGGAATGAAAGACCCGCTGCCAGTGATGGATATAGTTTGTTGAATGTTTTACGCATGTTTTGTACGGTTATCGAAAAGTGAACGGATATAGTGTTTGCTTTCTTTGTCTTCCGGATCCAGTGAAACAGACTGTGTGCCCGATTTTTCCTGCGCCCATGCAAATATCACGGGCAATATGAACAACGCAGCGAATGTAGAAGCGATCAATCCGCCGATCACGGCTCTTCCCAGCGGCGCCGATTGGTCGCCTGCTTCACCTAAACCGCTGGCCATGGGTATCATGCCCACCACCATGGCCAATGCTGTCATCAATATAGGGCGCAATCGCAGCGCTGCCGCTTCTTTGGCCGATAAGAACGCGTTGCCATTGTGTTTGCGCAACTGTTCGGCATTGGTGATCAGCAGTACGGAGTTGGAAATAGAAACGCCTACCGACATGATGATGCCCATATACGACTGCAGGTTCAGTGTTGAACCCGTTAACATCAATAGCGACAAGGAGCCCAGCAATACAGCCGGCACAGTGGCCAATACCACCAGTGATACTTTGAAAGACTGGAAGTTGGCAGCCAGCATGAGGAAGATTACCACAATAGCTACGATGAGTCCCGATTGCAGGCTGTCCAGCGTTTCGGTGAGCGTAGTACTCAAACCAATGGGCTCTATGCTCAACCCACGTGGCAATTCACCAAGAGAAGCGATCGCTTTTTTTACATCGTTCGATGCAGCGCCGAGGTCTGTTTTGTGAACATTGGCTGTTACAGACAAGGCAGGCATAGCGCCCAGGTTGTCGTTCTCGCCGTAGGCAGTACCAGTGGCTAACGTAGCCACATCGCCTAATACAGGCCGGACAGCATTCTTTTGCAATGCGATTTCCTTGAGATCATTGGTGCTGGCCATTTTACTTTCCGGAACCTCCACCTGCACACTGTAACTGTATCCCGCCTTTTCGTCCATCCAGATATTTTTGTCGGTGAAGCGGGATGAAGAAGTGGAGGTGATGAGCGATCTTGATACATCATTCATGTCAAGACCCAATTGCGCAGCTTTTACACGGTCAACGTTTACATTAATAGTAGGATACTTAGTAGATTGGCCCAACTGCACATCGCGCAGGTAACTGATCTCTTTCAGGCGATCGATGATCTTTGCAGAATAGAGTTCATTGATCTTTTTATTTCTGCCCGATACCCTTACTTCGATAGGAGTAGGAGAGCCCTGGCTCAATATCTTTTCAGTTAACTCAATCGGTTCAAAAGATGGCTTTACATCCGGTACTTCCTGTTTCATCCGCTCGCGGATCTTGTCTTTCAATTCATCGAGATTGGTTTTGTAACCTTCTTTAAGACTTACTTGTATTACGGCTTCTTGCGGACCAGGCATGAATAGATAAATAGGGCTGGTAGAAAACTGTGAAGGATGCTGACCAACAAAAGCAGAAGTCACATTGATGTTTTCAGCGCCTACAATAGACTTGATGATATTGAGCACCTTGATGGTCTTTTCTTCTGTACGTTCTGCCCTGGTTCCTTCGGGTGCACGTAAACGCACCTGGAACTGGCCACTGTTTACTTTGGGTAATACATCCCTGCCTATAGAAGAGAGCATCCACCAGGCAAGGCCGGAAATAACGAGCACATAAACAATGGTGATGGGTTTGCGGTAAGGCATCAACCTTTCGCTGAAACGGATGAAACGATTCCTGAATTTTTCAAAACGTGTCAATGATTTTTTATCACCGCTCTCGCATTGTTCGATGAGTACTTTTTTCTGATCCCAGGTATCTTTCTCCGATTCTTTTGTGAGTGCCGATGTTTTGAACTGGGCTTCATCTTCAGAAAGTCTGCCTTTTTTCTTTTTGCCGGCTTTGTGACTTTTCATGATCCAGTTGGCCATGATGGGCACGAATGTCTGCGCCAGGAAATAAGATACGATCATGGAAAAACCAATGGCCAGCGCCAATGGCAGAAACAAGGAACCGGGAATACCGCTCATGGTAAATGCCGGCGCGAATACTGCAAGAATGCAGAAAAGGATTAACAGCTTAGGGAATGCGATTTCTTTACAGGCATCCCAGATGGCCAGCGCCTTGGGTTTACCCATATCGAAGTGTTGGTGGATGTTCTCGATGGTTACCGTACTCTCATCCACCAATATACCAATGGCCAATGCCAGTCCGCTCAACGTCATGATATTGATGGTTTGCCCGAAAAGATTCAGGAACAAAACACCGGATATGATAGATGTAGGAATGGTGAGGATCACGATCAATGCTCCCCTGCTATCGCCCAGGAACAACAATACCATCAAACCGGTAAGGATAGCTCCGATGGCGCCTTCACTCAACAGGCTTTTCACGGAATTGATCACATAGGTAGACTGATCGAATTCGTACGACAATGTAACATCTTCCGGTAATTGCGATTGTAATCTGGGGAGCGCTTGTTTCAGTTTCTGAACCACTTCCCAGGTAGATGCATCTCCGCTTTTTGCAATACTGAGGTAAACAGAGCGTTTGCCGTTTACCAAAGCATATCCCACTGTTACGTCGGCGCCGTCTTCTACTGTAGCTACATCACGCAGGTAAAGATTCTGTACGCCGCCTTTGAATAAAGGAATGTTCTCAAAATCTTTTACTGTTTTAATCAACGTATTAGTGGGTGAAATATAGTTGGTATCGCCTATACGGATATTGCCAGAAGGGGTTGTCTGGTTGTTCACCTTCAATGCTTCTACCACCTGATCGGGTGTCAGGTTATGCGAGCGTAGCAGCGTAGGATCAACTTTAACAACGATGGTTCTTACATTACCGCCAAAAGGAGGTGAAGAAAGCAGGCCGGGTATGGCAGTGAATGAGGCGCGCACATAAACGTTGGCCATGTCCATCAGCTCGTTGTTGGTACGCACATTACTGCGCAGTACCAGTTGTCCAACAGGTAAAGTGGAAGCATCGAAACGGATGATGAAAGGCGGCTGCGACCCCTGCGGGAAGATGGCTTGTATACGGTTGGCGCTGGCGCTCAATTCCGCAGAAGCCTGCGCCATATTGGTGCCCGGATAAAAAGTGATCTTGATGAGGGTAAGTCCCTGGATGTTTTTGGTCTCAACAGTTTTGATACCATTGACATAAGAAAGAATGTTGACATATTGCTTGCCAAAAAGCGCTTCCATCTGGTCGGGCGTATAACCGCCAAAAGGGTGGGCCAGGTACATAACAGGTAAATCGAGCTTGGGAAATATATCGATCTTGATGCTGTTCACGGCTTTGATACCAAAGAAAAACAATCCTGCAACCAGCACCATGATGCTGATCGGTTTACGCAGTGCAAAACGGATCATGTTCATACTAACTATTATTTTACCTGTTTCAGGAATAAATCAAAATCACCCGAGGCTGCTGCCTTCAACAGCAAGGCCTGCCATACATTGATAAAAGCCACACCGATATCTGTTTCTGCTTTATTTACTGCATACAATGCTTGCTGGAGGTCTACAATATTGGCCAGCCCGTTTTTATATAAAACGCTTTTCTGTAAATAAGCATCTGATGCCGCTTTGTATTGTCTGGGCACTTCCTTGCAAGCCTGGAGGGCATTTTCAATGCGTTGATCGGAAAGAATCAGTTGATCTTTCAATTGGGTATTCACCAGGTCGTATTCAGACTCGTAAGCCTGGGTAATGAAATGCTGCGCTGCTGCCTGGTGTTTGATCTTGGATGGACTCATCAGGTTCCAGGAAACAGACAGACCCGCAACATAATTGCTGCGCGAAGGGTTGATGCCGCTAAAATAACTTTTCGAATACCTGTCGGGATAATCCGGTGTATAATTATAATCAAAACCAGATCCCCTGCTTTGGAAGATGCCAAACAGGTTCACACCGGGCAATATGGTTTTTCGGATGGCTGTTTCTGATAAACTGCTTTGCGTAATACGACTGGCAAAAAACTGCGCCTGTGGATTTTGACGAACGTCGAAATCGGTATGGTAAGCAGCAGGCATGTTTTTTAGAAAAGCGCTGTCCAGTACAAAGGGCGCGGGACTGGTATTGAGTAACTGTGCCAGTTGATTACGCAGTTGCTGTTCGTTACCTGTAGCATCGATCAAAGCGAGTGTAGCCCTCGATACTTCTGCATTGGCAATAGAAGAATCCACACCGGGATTAAGGCCAGATAAGGTCCTGGCCATCACTACTTTCCTGATGGCATTGGCCCTGTCGAGATTGGATTGTGCGTTCAGGATAAACCTTTGTGCAATGAGCAGGTTGAGATAAGCAGAACTGATCTTTACACTTTGAATGAACTGTTCCTGCAAGAGATCGGCCGAATCTCTTTTGACCTGTGCATTGGCAGCATCGATCCTCGACTGCTTTCTGCCGAAGCTGAACGCTTCCCAGTTGGTATTGATCACATAGAGCGCCCCGAAAGCGGCCGCCCAACTCTGTTTGCCGTAAGATGGCCCTGCTGAAGCAACGCCTGTTACAGCGGGTGCCATCGGGCCAAACTGTCCATTGATGGTACCATAGCTTTGTTGCAATCCGGCGATGACATTGGGCAGATAATCGTTCTTAACGTTTTGCACCAGGGCGCTGGAAGCCTGCAGGTAATGTTGTTTGGCCTGGATGGACTGGTAATTGCCCAGTCCGGTTTTGATGGCATCTGAAAGCCATAAAACAGGCTGCTGTGCAACGACTGCATTGATACAGCATACAAAAGCGATAATAAAATAACAGGCAGCATTACCGCTGCGATGAGTAGAATGATTCATGCAAAAGAATTGTGACTTCAATTTTCGAAGGCGCGCAGATCGTTTGGGTTTAGTATGGATGGTTTCTCTAATTATTTTATGCTATTGAACCGGCTGTCCGGTAATCTTCGCGGCACATTGCCAGGATTTTCTCGGGTCCTTATCAATAATATTTTGCAGGAGGTCGGCATGCGCTTCATGTACATTCAGGAATGCACTGGTGTCGCTGAAGACTTCCTGGAAAGACTTTTCGATTTGAGCGGCAATGGTTTTGTAGAGGTCTGCCAGTATATCGTTTTTGGCAGCTTCTGCAATGCTGATATGGAATTGGATATCGGCCGCGATACAGGCGGCAATCTCATTGTTGACAGCAGCTTCGTATCTTTTTTTGAGGAACCGGGTCATCTGGGTAATGTCTTTCTGCGTCCGGTTGAGCGCTGCTTTTTCGGCGATTTTCAATTCCAGCAGTTGCCTTACTTCCTGTAAGTCGGGACCTTTTGCATTTTGCAGGCGTTCATACCAGGGAATACAGGTTCCATGCTGTAATTCAACGAAAGTGCCGAGTCCCTGCCTTACACGCAGCAGCCTGGAATTAACGAGTAACCGGATGGCTTCGCGTATGGTGGAACGGCCAACGCCAAAAAGCTCCATCAGCTCCGGCTCGGTAGGCAGCTGGTCGCCAGCCTTGTATTTTCCCGAGGCGATCTGCTGTTGCAGCTTGGAGGCCACTTCATCGCTGAGACAATATTTTTTAACGGGGGTCTGCACTAATCATCATATCATCTGATGATTAAAGGTATGGTATATTTTATAACCGGGACAAATCCTCTCCCTGCAAAAAGATAAATGGTGCTGTGTTAGTTTTTTGGAGGGAGGTATTGTTGGCGTACGATGGCCATCAATTGACCGAGGTTTGCAATATTGGCTGCATCGTTGTCGGATATATGGATATGCCAGTTTTGTTCAACGGCATTCAGCAAATAAGCTTTCTCCCAATCGGTCATGTCGAGGTCTTTCTGAAGATCGGTTTTGTCGGAAATTGAAACCGGGTAGATATTGAGTTTCCTTTTGAGTAAATGCTGGATACTATACACTAGGCTTTTCATGATCTTCCAATTTTGAGTGATTAATAAATACTAGAAGACCAAAAACATTGCCAAGTGTTTATTAACGAGGTGTTAAATTAGCCACCCAGGCCGCTGAACATGCCAAAGAGGATGATGCACAAAACGATCAGTGTGATGATCACATAGAGTTTGTCTTTTTCAATGGCGAAGGCCAGCACAGAGAATGCAATCCTTAAAATGGGTGTTGCAATCAACAGTACAACTGCGAGTTGTATGATGGAAGCACCATCGAATGCAGCCACTCCATGCAGGATGCCGGATAAATACCTGAACTGCGCCGCAGCACCGTGAAATGTTTTATAATCGGGTATTTCGTGTACCTGTTGTAAATACAATATGCCTCCCAATAGCGCTACTGTTGCTGAAAGGAACACGCCTGCGCGCAGCCATTTGCCTATCATGCGCTCCATATCGCGTTGCTGCCAGTATTGAGAAGAAAACCAATTCATAGTTTATGTGTAATGCCGTTATAGATCATTTCAAAAGCCATCAATCCAATAACGATGCTGAATAATATGCGCAGCCATTTAACCTGTGCATTCATCAATATCTTTGATCCTGCCATGGCACCCAGTAAAACACCGATGATGGCCGGTAAAGCGAGTCCCGGTTGTATATATCCTCTTTGCAGGTAAACAACTGCGCCCGCCGCCGTGGTAACGCCCACCATGAAATTACTGGTGGTGGTAGACACTTTAAAAGGTACGCGCATCATGATGTCCATGGCCACGACCTTAACCGCGCCGGAGCCAATGCCCAGGATACCGGAAAGAATACCCGCAAGTGTCATGATCAAATATCCCCCGAATACATTCCGGACGCCATAACTTACCATTCCTTGTTTTGAAGGATAAGTTCCGCCCATTTTTAGTTTGGCTGCAAAAGGAGAATTGACGGCGATATGTTCTTCCTGCTTGCGCAGGGTCATCACAGCAGAGAACAGGAGCACCAATCCGAAAAGCATGGCAACAAAATGCGTGGGAATCAGTATAGCCACCGCCGCACCAATGATCGCTCCTGATGTAGTGGCAATTTCCAGGAACATACCAATGCGTATGTTGGTAATACCCTCTTTGATATAAGCTGCCGCCGCCCCGGAGGAAGTAGCAATGGAAGCAATCAACGATGTGCCGATGGCGTAACGGATATCGTACCCGAATCCCAATGTTATCAATGGTATCAATACTACGCCGCCTCCTAGTCCGGTTAGCGCCCCCAACATGCCAGCACAAAAAGCGCCTAAGAGTAAAATGAGGGTAAACAATGCCAAACTCATGGGTACGAAGGAATTATTTAAATTCTTCGATTTTCAGGTTGCGCCATCTCACTTTAATACCGCCACCATCGTGGATTTGCAGGGCAATAAACCCTTCGCCCTTGCCTATCTTTTCATCCTTGATATGGATCATCTCATGCCCGTTAAGCCAGGTGGTAACCTCGTCGCCAATGGCAGTAACCTTCATGGTATTCCACTCACCCATCTTCAGCCACTGTTCGTCTTCCGGCTTGGGTTTGATGAGCCAGCCACGTCCATAAGACTCATAAATGCCGCCGGTGTGCAGGTTGGGAGGCACCACTTCGGCCTGCCAGCCGCTGATCTTGGTGCCTTCAATAGAAGAACGGAAGAATACGCCGCTGTTGCCATTGGCTTCCTGTTTGAATTCTACTGTTAAAGTAAAGTTCTTATACGCTTTGTTGGTAGACAAGTATCCGTATTGTTTATCCGGTCCGCTTTCGCAGATCAGTTCGCCATGATCTACATACCATTTCTCTGTTCCGTGAATGGTCCAGTTGTTGATGTCTTTTCCATTGAAGATGGGAACAGCCTGTGCCTGTGCATGATGAAATGAAAGGATGGCAAACAATACCAGTATGCTTATTTTTTTCATAGTTGGTTTTGCTATTTAACTGTACTTGGTTACGCCGGGAATGGCAACGGGATAAAATCCATCTGCATTGGGCAATACAGGCGGAGTGGCGGCGAAATCATATACTTTGGGATGCAGATCCAATCCTGAATTCAGCGCCTTATCCCATTCAATGACCTGTCCGCTGTACGTGGCCATTCTTCCCAGGATAGATGTCATGGTACTCTTGGCACCTCTTTCCGCATCGGCAAATTGGTATTCTCCTTTTGCGATAGCGGCAAAGAGTTCATCGTGCTCGGTCTGGTAAGGGTTGTTTTCTGTTTTCCTGTCGAACTGGTAAATGGTATTGCCTTTTGCATCGGTGATCCTGCCGGCGCCACAACGGATACGGCCCTTGGTGCCCACTAATAATTCATCCACGCGGCTCATGGTGCCGGGAATATGACG
Coding sequences within it:
- a CDS encoding DUF1080 domain-containing protein, which gives rise to MKKISILVLFAILSFHHAQAQAVPIFNGKDINNWTIHGTEKWYVDHGELICESGPDKQYGYLSTNKAYKNFTLTVEFKQEANGNSGVFFRSSIEGTKISGWQAEVVPPNLHTGGIYESYGRGWLIKPKPEDEQWLKMGEWNTMKVTAIGDEVTTWLNGHEMIHIKDEKIGKGEGFIALQIHDGGGIKVRWRNLKIEEFK
- a CDS encoding TolC family protein — protein: MNHSTHRSGNAACYFIIAFVCCINAVVAQQPVLWLSDAIKTGLGNYQSIQAKQHYLQASSALVQNVKNDYLPNVIAGLQQSYGTINGQFGPMAPAVTGVASAGPSYGKQSWAAAFGALYVINTNWEAFSFGRKQSRIDAANAQVKRDSADLLQEQFIQSVKISSAYLNLLIAQRFILNAQSNLDRANAIRKVVMARTLSGLNPGVDSSIANAEVSRATLALIDATGNEQQLRNQLAQLLNTSPAPFVLDSAFLKNMPAAYHTDFDVRQNPQAQFFASRITQSSLSETAIRKTILPGVNLFGIFQSRGSGFDYNYTPDYPDRYSKSYFSGINPSRSNYVAGLSVSWNLMSPSKIKHQAAAQHFITQAYESEYDLVNTQLKDQLILSDQRIENALQACKEVPRQYKAASDAYLQKSVLYKNGLANIVDLQQALYAVNKAETDIGVAFINVWQALLLKAAASGDFDLFLKQVK
- a CDS encoding DUF1634 domain-containing protein; the encoded protein is MNWFSSQYWQQRDMERMIGKWLRAGVFLSATVALLGGILYLQQVHEIPDYKTFHGAAAQFRYLSGILHGVAAFDGASIIQLAVVLLIATPILRIAFSVLAFAIEKDKLYVIITLIVLCIILFGMFSGLGG
- a CDS encoding sulfite exporter TauE/SafE family protein; the protein is MSLALFTLILLLGAFCAGMLGALTGLGGGVVLIPLITLGFGYDIRYAIGTSLIASIATSSGAAAAYIKEGITNIRIGMFLEIATTSGAIIGAAVAILIPTHFVAMLFGLVLLFSAVMTLRKQEEHIAVNSPFAAKLKMGGTYPSKQGMVSYGVRNVFGGYLIMTLAGILSGILGIGSGAVKVVAMDIMMRVPFKVSTTTSNFMVGVTTAAGAVVYLQRGYIQPGLALPAIIGVLLGAMAGSKILMNAQVKWLRILFSIVIGLMAFEMIYNGITHKL
- a CDS encoding FadR/GntR family transcriptional regulator; the protein is MQTPVKKYCLSDEVASKLQQQIASGKYKAGDQLPTEPELMELFGVGRSTIREAIRLLVNSRLLRVRQGLGTFVELQHGTCIPWYERLQNAKGPDLQEVRQLLELKIAEKAALNRTQKDITQMTRFLKKRYEAAVNNEIAACIAADIQFHISIAEAAKNDILADLYKTIAAQIEKSFQEVFSDTSAFLNVHEAHADLLQNIIDKDPRKSWQCAAKITGQPVQ
- a CDS encoding efflux RND transporter permease subunit — translated: MNMIRFALRKPISIMVLVAGLFFFGIKAVNSIKIDIFPKLDLPVMYLAHPFGGYTPDQMEALFGKQYVNILSYVNGIKTVETKNIQGLTLIKITFYPGTNMAQASAELSASANRIQAIFPQGSQPPFIIRFDASTLPVGQLVLRSNVRTNNELMDMANVYVRASFTAIPGLLSSPPFGGNVRTIVVKVDPTLLRSHNLTPDQVVEALKVNNQTTPSGNIRIGDTNYISPTNTLIKTVKDFENIPLFKGGVQNLYLRDVATVEDGADVTVGYALVNGKRSVYLSIAKSGDASTWEVVQKLKQALPRLQSQLPEDVTLSYEFDQSTYVINSVKSLLSEGAIGAILTGLMVLLFLGDSRGALIVILTIPTSIISGVLFLNLFGQTINIMTLSGLALAIGILVDESTVTIENIHQHFDMGKPKALAIWDACKEIAFPKLLILFCILAVFAPAFTMSGIPGSLFLPLALAIGFSMIVSYFLAQTFVPIMANWIMKSHKAGKKKKGRLSEDEAQFKTSALTKESEKDTWDQKKVLIEQCESGDKKSLTRFEKFRNRFIRFSERLMPYRKPITIVYVLVISGLAWWMLSSIGRDVLPKVNSGQFQVRLRAPEGTRAERTEEKTIKVLNIIKSIVGAENINVTSAFVGQHPSQFSTSPIYLFMPGPQEAVIQVSLKEGYKTNLDELKDKIRERMKQEVPDVKPSFEPIELTEKILSQGSPTPIEVRVSGRNKKINELYSAKIIDRLKEISYLRDVQLGQSTKYPTINVNVDRVKAAQLGLDMNDVSRSLITSTSSSRFTDKNIWMDEKAGYSYSVQVEVPESKMASTNDLKEIALQKNAVRPVLGDVATLATGTAYGENDNLGAMPALSVTANVHKTDLGAASNDVKKAIASLGELPRGLSIEPIGLSTTLTETLDSLQSGLIVAIVVIFLMLAANFQSFKVSLVVLATVPAVLLGSLSLLMLTGSTLNLQSYMGIIMSVGVSISNSVLLITNAEQLRKHNGNAFLSAKEAAALRLRPILMTALAMVVGMIPMASGLGEAGDQSAPLGRAVIGGLIASTFAALFILPVIFAWAQEKSGTQSVSLDPEDKESKHYIRSLFDNRTKHA